GCACCGTCCGCGATAATGTCGCTCCCCCTGCCGACGGAAGCGACATGACCGACGTCCTGATCGTCCTCACCAACCTGCCCGACGAAGCCGCCGCGCACGCACTCGCCGAGCGCCTGGTCCGCGAGCGGCGGGCCGCCTGCGTGAACGTCCTCGCGCCGTGCCGGTCGGTCTACCGGTGGCAGGGCGCGGTCGAGCACGCACAGGAAACACCGCTGCTGATCAAGACCACGCGCACGGGCTATGCGGCGCTCGAAGCCGCGATCCTCGCCCACCATCCCTACGAACTTCCCGAGATCGTCGCGGTCCCTGTGCAGCAGGGTTTCGCGCCCTATCTCGCCTGGGTGGCGGGCGAGGTCGAACCCGGCCCCCGGACGCCGCCCGCCGCCCAGACCCCACCCGCCTTGCCCAAGACCTGACGATGCACCGCCTGCCCATCCTGCTCGCCCTGCTGGCGAGCCTGCTGTTCCAGCTCTGCACCGCGGCACGCGCCGCCGACCCGATCGAACCCGAGAAGGCTTTCGCCATGCGCGCCCAGGCGCTCGACGCGGAAACGGTCGAGGTCGTGTTCTCGGTGGCGAAGGGCTACTACCTCTACGGCGACAAGTTCCGCTACGAGGCCGAACCGGCCGGGATCACGCTGGGCGCACCGCAGAAGCCCGCCGGCAAGCTCAAGCAGGATGAATTCTTCGGCGAGGTCGAGACCCACCGCGGCGAGTTGCGCGTGCTGCTGCCGGTGAGCGCGCCGGCCGGCGTCGACCGCTTCGAGCTGCTCGTCACCAGCCAGGGCTGCTGGGACGGCGGCATCTGCTACCCGCCCACGCCGCAGAAGGCATCCATCGACCTGACGGCTCCGCCCGCCAAGGGTGGCGGCCTCTTCGCCGGCCTGATCGGCGGCAGCGGAACCGGCAGCGGGGCGCAAAGCACCGCCCCTGCCGCGCCCCCGGCCGCCGCAGCCCCGCCGCCCGCAGAAGCCGACGCCGCAGCCGGCGAAGCCGCCGGCGACGAGAGCGGCCGCATCGCCGGCCTGCTGCAGGGCGCCAGCGTGCCGCTGATCCTGCTGAGCTTCTTCGGCTTCGGCCTGCTGCTGTCCTTCACCCCCTGCACCTTCCCGATGATCCCCATCCTGTCGGGCATCATCGTCGGCCACGGCCACAGGGTCTCGCACTCCCGCGCCTTCCTGCTGTCGCTCGCCTACGTGCTGGGCATGGCGGTGACCTACGCGCTGGCGGGCGTCGCCGCCGGCATGACCGGCACGCTGCTGTCGGCGGCGCTGCAGAACGTGTGGGTGCTGTCGGCCTTCGCGCTGGTGTTCGTGCTGCTGTCGCTGTCGATGTTCGGCCTCTACGAGCTGCAGTTGCCGAGCACGCTGCAGAGCCGGCTCGCCACCACCGCGAGCCACGAAAAGGGCGGCCACCTCGGCGGCGTGGCGGCGATGGGGGTGCTGTCGGCCCTCATCGTCGGCCCCTGCGTGGCGGCGCCGCTGGCCGGCGCCCTGCTCTACATCGCCCGCACCGGCGATGCGGTGCTGGGGGGCTGGGCGCTGTTCGCGATGGGCCTGGGCATGGGCGCGCCGCTGCTGGCGGTGGGCGTGGCGTCGCGTTCGCTGCTGCCCAGGGTCGGACCGTGGATGGAAGGCGTCAAGAAAGCCTTCGGCGTGCTGCTGCTGGCGGTCGCGCTG
This DNA window, taken from Thauera sp. K11, encodes the following:
- the cutA gene encoding divalent-cation tolerance protein CutA gives rise to the protein MTDVLIVLTNLPDEAAAHALAERLVRERRAACVNVLAPCRSVYRWQGAVEHAQETPLLIKTTRTGYAALEAAILAHHPYELPEIVAVPVQQGFAPYLAWVAGEVEPGPRTPPAAQTPPALPKT
- the dsbD gene encoding protein-disulfide reductase DsbD, with amino-acid sequence MHRLPILLALLASLLFQLCTAARAADPIEPEKAFAMRAQALDAETVEVVFSVAKGYYLYGDKFRYEAEPAGITLGAPQKPAGKLKQDEFFGEVETHRGELRVLLPVSAPAGVDRFELLVTSQGCWDGGICYPPTPQKASIDLTAPPAKGGGLFAGLIGGSGTGSGAQSTAPAAPPAAAAPPPAEADAAAGEAAGDESGRIAGLLQGASVPLILLSFFGFGLLLSFTPCTFPMIPILSGIIVGHGHRVSHSRAFLLSLAYVLGMAVTYALAGVAAGMTGTLLSAALQNVWVLSAFALVFVLLSLSMFGLYELQLPSTLQSRLATTASHEKGGHLGGVAAMGVLSALIVGPCVAAPLAGALLYIARTGDAVLGGWALFAMGLGMGAPLLAVGVASRSLLPRVGPWMEGVKKAFGVLLLAVALWMMGPVIPPLATMLGWTALLVFSGIFLHAIDPLPPQAKGWQRFWKGVGVVLLISGAAMLVGALAGSRDPLQPLAVLRAEASAPQAVPRFEKVATVAELDARLASAGRPVMLDFYADWCVSCKEMERYTFSDPQVAGRMDRMLLLKADVTANTDEHKALLKRFGLFGPPGIIFFDAQGQERGGLRVVGYMKSGPFATVLDRAL